AAGAAAGTTGTTGTCATTGGTTTTGGTTTCTGCAACATTATATTTGCCTCAATTGGCTCATTTTCATAAACAATAGAACAAGTTGGTCCCATTATTATTTCTAAAAAAATGATGTGAACAGGCGAGAAAATATTTGGATATATCCATCCTAAAGCTAAAGGAACAAAAACTGTTAGAATGATTGGTATATGTATGGATATGATATATTGAATGGCTTTTTTCAGGTTAGCATATATTTTTCTGCCCATAGCAATTGCATCTACCATTTTAGACAAATCATCTTCTAATAAAATGAGTGATGCTGCTTGCTTTGCTATTTCTGTTCCTTTTTTACCCATTGCAATTCCAATATGTGCTGCTTTCAATGCTGGACCATCATTCACACCATCACCTGTCATGGCTACAATCTGGTTGTTGAATTTTAAAGCATTAATTATTTTCAGTTTGGCATTGGGGAACATTCTTGTAAAAATATCTATATCATTTACACAGCTTTGCAACTCTTTTTCAGATAATTCCATTAACTCATCTCCTAAAATTGTTTTGTCGTAACCCTTAAAGCCAATTTGCTTTGCAATTGAGGTGGTAGTGACTGCATTGTCTCCAGTAATAATTTTTACTTTGATTCCTGCTGTGTAAAAATCATTCAAAACGCTTTGGATATTTTTTTTAGGTGGGTCGTAAAAAGCAACAATACCTTTAAATTGAAAAGGTAAATCTTGTTGATTTGCTGGATAGCTATCACCCTTAAAATCAGAAACACCAACACCTAGAACTCTGTAACCCTCGGTTGCTAAAAGCTGAATAGCAGTATGAATGTCTTTTTTCTCTGTTTCTGTAAGTTTTGAAACATTTATTAATGCTTCAGGAGCTCCTTTAGCTGCTATAACTCTGTTGCCATTATTGTCCGAAAATATATGAGTCATCATTGGTGGTTTGCCACCTAATGGATATTCATGAATGAGTTTATAAGCTGGTCGTAAGTCATTTTTTGTTAATTTTTTATAAGTTTGATGCAATGCCACTTCCATTGGGTCAAACGGTATAGGCTCACTTGCCCACATTGCTAATGCTATTAATTCCTTTTCATCATCATTTAATACATCTTCCAAACTAAATATTAAATTGCTTTTTAACACAAATAGTTTTGCCAAACTCATTTTGTTTTCTGTAATCGTTCCTGTTTTATCAATGCATATAACAGTCGCACTGCCTAATGTTTCTACTGTTTTCATTTGTTTTACTATAATGCCCATTTTCATTAAACGCCATGCACCTAATGCCATAAATGTGGTGAAAGCGACAGGTATTTCTTCAGGTAAAATGCTCATTGCTAAAGTAAGCGACTGCAGTAAGCTTTTCAATATATTTTGCGACTGCCAATAGTTAATAGCCCAAACGACTGCAAAAACTACTGCTCCAGCAATAGCCATCCACTTTACAAAGTTGGTAATTTGAATTTCTAAAGGTGTTTTTTCTTCTTTGATTCCTTCTAAGCTTATTCCAATTTTACCTAATTTGGTTTGGTTACCAACATTGGTAATTTCTGCTATGGCTAATCCACTGGCTACTGTTGTTCCACTATAAATAAATTTATCTTCTTTTTCTTTATCCTTAAAAACTGCAAGCGATTCGCCAGTTAGGATAGATTCATTTACTGAAAAGTCATTGGAATGAATAATTGTGCCATCTGCCGTAATTGAAGTACCTTCTTCAACCATCAGGCAGTCGCCTATTACGATGTTTTCACTTTTAATTTCTTTGATTTTACCATTGCGAATGACCTTGCAACTAGGCTGAGAAAAATCTTTTAGCTTTTCTAAAGCATTTTTACTTCTTGAAAATTGATATAAGGAAATGGATGTGATGAAGATAATGGCTAGAACCAAAAAAAATCCGTTTCCTATTTCGCCACTGATAAAATAGATAGTAGAAGCTATCAATAATATTATTATCATTGGGTCTTTAGCAATTTGTTTTATGATATCTAAGAAATGGTTTTCTTTTTTAAAGGTTAATTTGTTTTCACCAAATTTCTCCCTTGCAAGAATTACTTCTTTATCATCTAAACCGTTTATGTCGAACTGATTATCAGGCATGGTTGCAGATAGCTATAATTGCCAGCTTTTGTTATGGATTCAATAAAATATAGAACATTGTTAATCATCTTTATCGTTTTCTGAATTCTGTGTTGGAACTGTCGTACCATTCGAAATTTCGGTATGTCTGATTTGACCTCCGAGATAACCTGTTCTTGCAACAAGACCAAAACTAATTAGGGCAATAAATAAAATTATAAATGCTGTTGATCTTATGAGTGAAGATTTTCTCAAAGTTAAAAACAAACCTGCAACAGACGCAACTCCCAAAATGATTAATGATATTAAAGCAAATAATGCAAATTCCTCATGTATTTTAATAGTAGCTTCAGAAACACCTTGTATTTTTTCTACTGTTTCTTCTGCTACTTCACCAGTAAGATAAGCAATGCCAGCCCCAATTGCAGAAATTATAAAAAGGTTATATGCAGCAATCTTTGTCTGATTACTCTTTGTCCAAAGTCCGTGAACAAGGACGAGTCCACCTAAAATTGAACCAAAAATCGGAAGATGTGTAATGAGTAAATGAATATGTGTTTGGTTCATTTTAATTTATTTTAGTCAAAAATTATAACTATATTTTAATATAAGAATGATAGAAATCATATTAAGCAATGAGTTATTGTTATTTAAACACGATAAATTTTTTCCTTTCTGTTAATGAAAAGTCGCAATGATTGGGTGCTGTGGTATAAGTGTTACCACAAGCAGGACAAACAAAATATATAGAAGGCAAACTGTTTAAAGTGTTATTATTAATGTTGCCCAAGACCTGTTCAAAAAAGAATTTATGTTTTAGTTCGGTTTTCATTGCATAAGTCAGGCTTAAAAATGCAATTTGGTTATCTGCAATTTCTGCTGTTTCTAAAAAGTTAGGATACATGGTTTTAGCTTCATAAGCCTCACCATTTATATCATCAGACAAGTTTTCTTTTGTGGTTTTAACTTTATATTCAGGAGTTATTATAGGAACCGTTGCTCCAGCATTTTCAATCACAGCTTTATGATTTATTGCATGTATATTTTCGGCTGCTGAAACTGCATTGTATAATATTGCAATGTTATGATAGCCTTCTTCTTCAGCTTTTTTTGAAAATGCCTCATATTTAGCTGTTGCTGTTTTCTCTCCTTTATATGCTGATTGCATATTTTCAATAGTTTTAGCTCCTGCATCTATACGTTCTTTGGTTGTTCTTTTTACTTCTGTCTTTTTATTTTTGCAAGAAGTTATTATCAAACAACTAATTGTTGTTATGAGTATGGAATAGATTAGAAATAACTTTTTCATTTTAATTGCTTAAGATTAATTATCATGTAAAGCTAATCTCAAATTCAAACTTAGTTGTTACACAAGTAAGTTTTTAAGTTGTATGATTCACACTTTGTCAAAAGATTAGTCAATGGTTAGGTGGGAGAAAGAGTTAGGAGAACCAGAGGTTGACGTGAGCCAAAAAACTCTTACTTTTGAAAAATGAAACAGAAACTTATCCGTAAAGTGTATGATACAGTATTCAAGATGAAAACTGTAGAATTGGGTAATGAACGTTCCAATATTGCAGAACTGGCACAAGAACTTGGAATTGGAGCGAGACATCTTAAAAAAAGCCATTGGCATTTTGTTGTTGTACAACAGTTATTGATGTTCATACCCATTAAATTAAGAGAAAGGTATATAATATTTAGAGAATTCTCCGACTTTACAAGAAAATCAAAATCATTTTTTTTGAAGATCGTTTCGGAAAAATGAGGCTTTTAGCAAGACACATGCCAGTGTTTTACCTTAATTTAATAGGGGTTGTACTGTGTTATAGGCAGGCAGGCATTTTGTTAAGGTCGTTTTGCAAGCTTTTCAATTGTTAATCCTTGTATGATTATGCTAAACAGTACACAGAAATATGCTGCAATTAAAAGTATATTTTTTGTTTCACTGTCTGGTAACGATAATACCAAAGCCAATGAAAGTCCTCCACGTAAACCACCCCAACTAATTATTTTTACTTCTTTGTTTGTTAGTTTCAGAAGTTTTGGAAATACTAAATGAGGAAGATAAACAATTATTATTCTTGAGAGCAACACTATGAAAACTGAAATTAGTCCGACCCAAATATACTTTGTCTTGAAGTCAATTACAATGAGAACAAAAGCAATTAAGATGAATAAAACCGCATTGAGAATAACGTCAACTAATTCCCAAAATTTATGAACATACTCTTGTGTAGTGTCACTCATTGCAACGTCTTGTCTAAAATTGCCTACCATTAAACCCATTACTACCATTGACAAAGCTCCTGAAAGATGCAAATAATTACACAAAGTATATCCTGCCATTACAAAAGCAAGTGTCAATAAAATTTCTGTTTGATAATGGTCAATTGATTTTAAAAGTAAGTAAAGAAAGTAGCCCAATGCAAGCCCCATTAAAATCCCACCTATGGCTTCTTGTATAAATAAAAGCCCAAAATGTGAAAGGCTAAATTCACCTGTGCTTAATGTGTCTAACAATGCAATAAAAATAACTACGCCAACCCCATCATTAAATAAACTCTCACCAACAATTGTATATTCTGCCCCTTTGGGAACATTAGCTTTTGTCAAAATTCCTAAAACAGCGATTGGGTCAGTAGGTGATATTAACGCTCCAAAAATTAGGCAATAGATAAAGCTAATGTTTAAGTTGAAAATTTGAGTCAATCCATAAAATAGAGTAGCAATAATGATTGTGGAAAGCAAAACGCCACCTAATGCAAAAGTTGCTATTGGTCTTATTTGATGTTTAAGGTTGTTCCAATTGGTATGCAATGCACCTGCAAAAAGTAAAAACCCTAATAAATAGTTGAGTACAATTTTATCAATATTAGCAAGTTCTATATATGTTTTAATTTCTTGTAGAGGAATGTTTAGCCATAATTTTGAGCTGATTACAAAAACAGATAAAACAGTTGATAAAAAGAACAATCCAATTACAAATGGCAGTTTCAAAAATCGTTGGTTCACATAAGCAAAACCTGCTGATAAGCAAATTAGGATTGTAAGAGCAAGGTATATATTCATTTATTTTTCAAAGTTAATCACTCTACTCAATTTTTGTTGGTGTCCAACATGCTCGCCTATAACGTCAATCTGTGAAAAAACTAGGTACTTATTATTCAAATATAGATAAAAAGAGTTTGCAAAGAAGGTTTTAAATATGTATTTTTATATTTTTTGTTCTTAGAAATACAAAAAACAGTATTAAAAAATACTGTTTTTACTCTAACATCAAATAGAGAGCATGAGACTGCTCTATTTTACTAAGGATTTTTATTTAGTTTTAACTGGGGAATTTTTGATTATATTAAGTTTCCTCTGCTTGTTTCTCATCAAGCCTGCCTTTAATTCGCTTTAGCAATTCTTTATATTTTACTTCTTCAAATTTTAAGTTCATGCCTGTATTTTGAAGGTTTCTTGATAATACACCTTTATTTCCTTGTATTTTCAAACCCTTGTTTATTTTAATGATTATATGCATGACTGTTAAAGTTTCTATGAATATACAAAACTGTTAATTCTTTTTGAATATATAATTACAGATATGAATCATAAAATTACACATATCATACTTTTTTAAATGATTCAAGTATTTGAAATATAGTAATATGATATATATACAAGATATAGCAAGGATTGTGTAAGGCTTAGCTTTCAAATTAGACCTACCTTTGTATGGCTATCAAAACCATTATTCTTACGTTGATAGCAATAAACCCTTAAACCAAAAATTTTATGAGCTTCATAGATGAAAAAAGTACTTGGAATAAATTGAAAGGTAAATTGAAACAACAATATGCCATCCTTACTGATGATGATTTACTTTTTGAAGAAGGTAAACAAGATGAGTTGGTGGGAAGACTACAAACCAAACTTGGAAAAACAAAAGAAGAAATTCTTAAACTAATTAGTGGAGTGTAATACCCCTTTACTTTATGAGCCATTATACATAATGGTTTCTATAACATATCACTTCTAAACTTAACATCATGAAAAAGATAGAATTATTAATTATTACATATTTATCTGTATGTATCACTTTTATGAATTGTACTACTCCTTCACAAAAAGTTGAAGATGCTGAAAATAAAGTGGAAAAAGTAGATAAACAACTTGATAAGGCAGATAAAGAGTTGGAAGAAGCCCAAAAAGAATATTTGGAAGATGTAAGAAAAACTAGAACAGCATTTTTGAACGCATTGATTAAAAATGATGAAAAAATTATGGTATTCAAGGAAAAAATAGCTGTTGAAAAGCAGGAAATAAAAGATAAATATACTCAGAAGATAACTGAACTAGAAGAAAAAAATCAAAAAATGAAAGAGAAACTGGAAAGTTATCAAATAGAAGGTGAAAATCAATGGAAAGCATTTAAAAAAGACCTTAGCCATGATATTAATGAGGTTTCAGAAGATATCAATCGTCTTAAAACTACTCAATATTAATTTTTACAAACTTAAACTATAAAAAAATGAAAAAACTATTTTATATAATCGTGTTAATTACTCTTTCAACACACATTAGTGTTGCACAGGATGATGATAGTAGAGAAAAATTCCATTTGGGACTAAAAGCTGGTGCAAATTACGCCAATATTTATGATTCTAAAGGTGAAGAATTTACAGCTGATGGCAGATTTGGGTTTGCTGGAGGTGTTTTCTTTTCTATCCCTATAGGCAAATACTTAGGTGTTCAGCCAGAAGCTTTAATTTCTCAGAAAGGTTTTCAAGGAAAAGGTGTTCTTTTAGGTAGTAATTACGAATTTACTCGTACAACAACCTATTTAGATGTACCCTTATTGATTGCCATAAAACCTGCTCAGTTTATTACCATACTGGCTGGTCCTCAATATTCTTACCTCTTGCGAAGAAAAGAGAAATTTACAAACAATGGAGCAACCATTCTTCAACAACAAGAATTTGAAAATGACGATATCCGTAAAAATACACTTTGTTTTACAGGTGGTGTAGATGTGAATATTCAACAACATATGGTTGTAAGTTTGAGAACTGGTTGGGACTTAAGAAATAATAGTGGTGATGGAAACTCTACAACTCCTCGTTATAAAAATGCTTGGTATCAGGCCACCATTGGATATAGATTCTAGAAAAAACACAAGTTTTTCTAGACTGTTTTTACAAAAATTTTAAGGAAAGTAAATTTTGAAGTCATTTTTAAATACAGCCCTTTTAAAAGGGCTGTATAAGAAATGTTTTTTCTCTATTTTACTATTTGTCATGCTTAAGTCTGAGTTGGGCAAAAATTACTGATGTTATAGGGCGTTTTTTATTCGTCAATGTCTTCAAATGTTAGTTCGTTATTGGTTTTACTTATTGATATTCTTCTGAATGTTGGTGCGTAGCCTTCACGTCCACTTGGTTTAAAATATTCTCGAATATAGGATTCTTTGGTCTCATAATTCTGAACAATTTTTTTACCGAAATACCTGTCAGGAGCAGGTTGATACATTAATATCTCTAAGGA
The genomic region above belongs to bacterium 336/3 and contains:
- a CDS encoding haloacid dehalogenase encodes the protein MPDNQFDINGLDDKEVILAREKFGENKLTFKKENHFLDIIKQIAKDPMIIILLIASTIYFISGEIGNGFFLVLAIIFITSISLYQFSRSKNALEKLKDFSQPSCKVIRNGKIKEIKSENIVIGDCLMVEEGTSITADGTIIHSNDFSVNESILTGESLAVFKDKEKEDKFIYSGTTVASGLAIAEITNVGNQTKLGKIGISLEGIKEEKTPLEIQITNFVKWMAIAGAVVFAVVWAINYWQSQNILKSLLQSLTLAMSILPEEIPVAFTTFMALGAWRLMKMGIIVKQMKTVETLGSATVICIDKTGTITENKMSLAKLFVLKSNLIFSLEDVLNDDEKELIALAMWASEPIPFDPMEVALHQTYKKLTKNDLRPAYKLIHEYPLGGKPPMMTHIFSDNNGNRVIAAKGAPEALINVSKLTETEKKDIHTAIQLLATEGYRVLGVGVSDFKGDSYPANQQDLPFQFKGIVAFYDPPKKNIQSVLNDFYTAGIKVKIITGDNAVTTTSIAKQIGFKGYDKTILGDELMELSEKELQSCVNDIDIFTRMFPNAKLKIINALKFNNQIVAMTGDGVNDGPALKAAHIGIAMGKKGTEIAKQAASLILLEDDLSKMVDAIAMGRKIYANLKKAIQYIISIHIPIILTVFVPLALGWIYPNIFSPVHIIFLEIIMGPTCSIVYENEPIEANIMLQKPKPMTTTFFNWRELSISIIQGLFITAGILFVYQYSVINGYNEALTRTMTFTVLITANIFLTLINRSFYYSIFTTLKYKNNMLLLIIFITTAIVGLILYLQPLTTFFQFDTLNILQLLICIIIGFISVIWFEIVKLIKRTKTNKKTNL
- a CDS encoding general stress protein CsbD, producing the protein MSFIDEKSTWNKLKGKLKQQYAILTDDDLLFEEGKQDELVGRLQTKLGKTKEEILKLISGV